A single genomic interval of Tenuifilum sp. 4138str harbors:
- the gldM gene encoding gliding motility protein GldM has translation MAHGKETPRQKMIGMMYLVLTAMLALNVSSEVLEAFVLVDNGLSRTTESYRLKNKKLYDEFAAAYSINPVKVGPYKQKADEIQKKATEILQYVQDLKIEVVKASEGEETPAIQNGEIIGELIQGKSDLDKAATILIGFEGNGKAKVLKQKLEEFREYIVSIIDKDRAPELVESIKKILNTDDPPIKEDGTHNTWESARFEHIPLIAVIPQLTKVQVDILNVEAEVINYLMGSIGATEFKFNKLSATVIPNSNIIFQGSEFRAEIFLAASDTTQVPKVYLCRYDSVFNSAINGYDYRPIGNTEEVPVNKTGRAVLTRKASSTGVVNWQGLIEMKAPDGTIVRRPFKHSYTVMPPNVVIAPTKMNVLYLGVENPIDISVPGFAPDKVSATISRGSIKPVGMGSYIAQPGAGAPTVEITVFAETEGKRKVSMGKKTFRVKKVPPPTPKVLGVTGKVVNKNELEASLGVVAEMPQDFDFDLKFKVVSFKLSATVGGFLQEKESTSSRFTDEQKRIIASIRSGSQIAITDVKAVGPSGDVVELNDLVLKIR, from the coding sequence GTCTGAGGTTCTTGAAGCTTTTGTTTTAGTTGACAATGGCCTATCAAGAACTACAGAAAGTTACCGGCTTAAAAACAAGAAACTTTACGATGAATTTGCTGCTGCTTACAGCATAAATCCTGTAAAGGTTGGGCCCTATAAACAAAAAGCCGACGAAATTCAAAAGAAAGCCACTGAAATTCTACAGTACGTTCAGGACCTTAAAATAGAGGTGGTAAAAGCATCGGAGGGTGAGGAAACCCCAGCAATCCAGAATGGTGAAATTATTGGTGAGCTCATTCAGGGTAAAAGCGACCTTGATAAAGCTGCTACTATCCTGATAGGGTTTGAGGGTAATGGTAAGGCAAAGGTCTTAAAACAAAAATTAGAAGAATTCAGGGAGTATATAGTTAGCATAATTGATAAGGATAGGGCCCCAGAACTTGTTGAATCAATCAAGAAAATTCTTAATACTGACGATCCCCCAATAAAGGAAGATGGCACACACAACACCTGGGAGAGTGCACGATTTGAACATATTCCATTAATTGCAGTAATACCTCAGCTTACAAAGGTACAGGTTGATATTCTTAACGTTGAAGCTGAAGTTATTAACTATCTGATGGGTAGCATTGGTGCAACAGAGTTTAAATTTAATAAGCTCTCAGCCACAGTAATCCCTAACTCCAACATTATTTTCCAGGGTAGCGAATTCCGAGCTGAGATATTTCTTGCCGCTTCCGATACCACTCAGGTACCCAAAGTTTACCTTTGTCGTTACGACTCGGTTTTCAATAGCGCAATCAATGGATATGACTACCGTCCTATTGGAAATACTGAGGAAGTACCAGTAAACAAAACCGGTAGAGCCGTACTAACCCGTAAAGCCTCATCAACTGGTGTTGTAAACTGGCAAGGATTAATTGAAATGAAAGCACCAGATGGAACAATTGTTCGACGTCCATTCAAGCATTCCTACACAGTAATGCCACCCAACGTGGTTATTGCTCCAACCAAGATGAATGTGCTTTACTTGGGTGTTGAAAACCCAATAGATATTTCAGTTCCAGGATTTGCCCCCGATAAGGTGTCGGCCACTATTAGCCGTGGTAGCATCAAGCCTGTTGGAATGGGAAGTTACATAGCCCAACCAGGAGCAGGTGCACCTACTGTTGAAATTACAGTTTTTGCTGAAACGGAAGGCAAGCGAAAAGTTTCCATGGGAAAAAAGACCTTTAGGGTAAAGAAAGTTCCCCCCCCAACGCCAAAGGTTCTTGGCGTAACTGGCAAGGTTGTTAACAAAAACGAACTTGAAGCCTCGCTAGGGGTTGTGGCTGAGATGCCTCAGGACTTTGACTTTGACCTGAAATTCAAAGTGGTTAGTTTTAAACTCTCTGCTACTGTGGGCGGGTTCCTACAGGAAAAGGAGTCAACTAGTTCACGTTTTACCGATGAACAAAAGCGTATTATAGCATCTATTCGTTCTGGAAGCCAGATTGCCATAACTGATGTTAAGGCAGTTGGGCCCAGTGGCGATGTGGTTGAATTGAACGATTTGGTATTAAAGATAAGATAA